One genomic window of Neisseria sp. oral taxon 014 str. F0314 includes the following:
- a CDS encoding inorganic diphosphatase, whose product MADFNKILTPGDVDGGIINVVNEIPAGSNHKIEWNHKLAAFQLDRVEPAIFAKPTNYGFIPQTLDEDGDELDVLLVTEQPLATGIFLEAKVIGVMKFVDDGEVDDKIVCVPADDRNNGNAYQSLADLPPQLIKQIEFHFNNYKALKKPGSTKVEHWGDVEEAKQVIKESIERWNKQA is encoded by the coding sequence ATGGCAGATTTCAATAAAATCCTGACCCCGGGCGACGTAGACGGCGGCATTATCAACGTAGTCAACGAAATCCCCGCCGGCAGCAACCACAAAATCGAGTGGAACCACAAACTGGCGGCTTTTCAGCTCGACCGCGTAGAGCCCGCGATTTTCGCCAAACCGACCAACTACGGCTTTATCCCGCAAACGCTGGATGAAGACGGCGACGAGTTGGACGTATTGCTGGTTACCGAGCAGCCGCTGGCAACCGGTATTTTCTTAGAAGCCAAAGTTATCGGCGTGATGAAATTCGTCGACGACGGTGAAGTGGACGACAAAATCGTCTGTGTGCCCGCCGACGACCGCAACAACGGTAATGCCTACCAATCGTTGGCCGATTTACCTCCGCAGTTGATTAAACAAATCGAATTTCACTTCAACAACTATAAAGCCCTGAAAAAACCGGGTTCCACTAAAGTGGAACACTGGGGCGATGTTGAAGAAGCCAAACAGGTTATCAAAGAATCTATTGAACGCTGGAACAAACAGGCATAA
- a CDS encoding aminodeoxychorismate/anthranilate synthase component II, producing MLLFIDNYDSFTYNIVQYFAELGQNVEVRRNDDITLEAIAALKPRYLVIGPGPCTPKEAGISIAAIRHFAGKLPVMGVCLGHQAIGEAFGGDIVRAQTLMHGKVSPVFHHGKGMFKNLPDPVTCTRYHSLVIDRATLPECLEITSWTEDNEIMGVRHKNYAVEGVQFHPEALLTEYGHDMLRNFLEEFKDFKAA from the coding sequence ATGCTACTCTTTATCGATAATTACGACAGCTTTACCTATAACATCGTGCAATATTTCGCCGAACTCGGCCAAAACGTCGAAGTTCGCCGCAACGACGATATTACTTTAGAAGCAATCGCCGCATTAAAACCGCGATACCTAGTTATCGGTCCCGGCCCGTGCACGCCGAAAGAGGCGGGTATTTCCATCGCCGCCATACGGCATTTCGCCGGCAAACTGCCCGTAATGGGCGTGTGCCTCGGCCATCAAGCGATAGGCGAAGCGTTCGGCGGCGACATAGTGCGCGCGCAGACACTGATGCACGGCAAAGTGTCGCCCGTGTTTCACCACGGCAAAGGTATGTTCAAAAACCTGCCCGACCCCGTAACCTGTACCCGTTACCACAGTCTTGTCATTGACCGTGCCACACTGCCCGAATGCCTCGAAATCACTTCATGGACGGAAGACAATGAAATCATGGGCGTAAGGCATAAAAATTATGCCGTCGAAGGCGTACAGTTCCATCCCGAAGCACTGCTGACCGAATACGGCCATGACATGCTGCGTAACTTTTTAGAAGAATTCAAGGATTTTAAAGCGGCATAA